TCCGCATAGCCTGCTCTGCTTTTGCCATCGTAATCGGCCCTGCAATCCCATCTACTTTAAGCTTGAAATAGGTTTGAAAAGCTTTAACGGCTTCAACCGTAACTTTATCCGTCAGCGGGCCTTCGTAGCTGGAGATTGGGAAGTTAGGATCGTTTGCAGGAGAGGCACTGAAACCGTGACCATTAAGGATGCTGCGGAGTTGGGCATTGGTGTAAGTCATGATGAATTCCTGTAAGGGTGTTTGGGCTTGATATTCTGATCTACAGATCCCTAGGTTCCTTTTTCGTGAACTGAGCTATAGATCACCCGGATGGGGGACTGAGGCTCGTCCTCTTGGACTACAGCCCAATTAGAGCACCCACAAGAGGTGTTCCTACCAGTGTTATCTACTCATGTCAAGGAGAAAAATAGGCGAATAAGCAGGAGAAGATGAGAAGTCTTAAAGCTTTTGACTTCTTTGGGCTAAGCTGACAACGACAGTCGCTAGCTCTGCGGGCTCTACGGGTTTAGGGATATGAATCTGGAAACCAGCCGCAATTACCCTTGTACGGTCTTCAGCTCTAGCGTAGGCTG
This is a stretch of genomic DNA from Trichocoleus desertorum ATA4-8-CV12. It encodes these proteins:
- a CDS encoding peptidoglycan-binding protein, which produces MTYTNAQLRSILNGHGFSASPANDPNFPISSYEGPLTDKVTVEAVKAFQTYFKLKVDGIAGPITMAKAEQAMRILQGNLNRVIRANIPQNQPFYGPRTVAAVREFERRYAYNVDGVANLVVRQRLNDLARVGVA